In Candidatus Defluviilinea proxima, a single genomic region encodes these proteins:
- a CDS encoding sugar phosphate isomerase/epimerase has protein sequence MNNNIELMNLYWTTAGIYPGRGKISRFDFRDRVEISAKAGFKGIGIWHTDLEHITQSLTLKEMKKILDDNGMKHVELEFLNDWFLEGARKSEADSRKKRLFEAAEILHAKHVKIGDFYNSICPMPRLVESFAGLCAEAEKYGTSIGFEIMECAVVNNIKDAITMVETAGAKNGGIIIDIYQVTKLGITYEEISRIPVNYLTNVELNDGFLPTNPKYDPHNRNFCGDGEYDIKGFIQCIHGMGYTGPWAVEVIAEGLSALPLREMSTRAFNSTIAEFAS, from the coding sequence ATGAACAACAACATCGAACTTATGAATCTATATTGGACAACGGCTGGCATCTACCCCGGTCGCGGCAAGATCAGTCGCTTTGATTTCAGGGACAGGGTGGAAATCTCTGCGAAAGCAGGCTTCAAAGGTATCGGCATCTGGCATACTGATCTGGAGCACATCACCCAATCGCTTACTCTCAAAGAAATGAAGAAGATACTCGATGACAACGGCATGAAACACGTCGAGTTGGAGTTTCTCAACGATTGGTTTCTCGAAGGTGCGCGCAAATCTGAAGCGGACAGTCGTAAGAAAAGACTATTTGAGGCGGCTGAAATCCTGCATGCCAAACATGTCAAGATCGGGGATTTTTACAACTCAATTTGCCCCATGCCACGTTTGGTCGAGTCCTTTGCGGGGTTGTGTGCCGAGGCAGAAAAGTATGGCACATCCATCGGCTTTGAGATCATGGAATGTGCTGTAGTCAACAACATCAAAGATGCGATCACAATGGTAGAAACCGCCGGGGCAAAAAACGGCGGGATCATCATTGATATCTATCAGGTGACCAAGCTTGGGATCACATATGAGGAGATCAGCCGCATCCCGGTCAACTATTTGACAAACGTCGAGTTGAACGATGGCTTCCTCCCCACCAACCCCAAGTACGATCCCCACAATCGAAACTTCTGCGGGGATGGCGAATACGATATCAAAGGCTTCATCCAATGCATACACGGTATGGGATACACCGGTCCTTGGGCGGTGGAAGTCATTGCGGAGGGACTGTCTGCCCTACCCTTGCGAGAGATGAGCACAAGAGCGTTTAATAGCACAATAGCTGAGTTCGCTAGCTAA
- a CDS encoding carbohydrate kinase family protein: MKIACFSVAAMDFFPQQNKYFAGGNSLNQAVRFHQMGYQSAFVGPLGTDEAGDQIAALMESEGIDTSHAYRVNGQTASNKIIHDDMGERYGIEGAWEGGVYETFQLSETDWDYIKDFDVWSTHANGPCYLSALERKSASQFMSVDFLHLKDYDLLEKSLRVIDIAYFGGTMDMADDLARIAKNNRGIVILTLGAEGSIAFEGGKKYTQKALPMDKVIDTTGCGDAFQSAFTASYIKTKDIQAALLAGAELGRIAASSFGGIPWKS; this comes from the coding sequence ATGAAAATTGCCTGTTTCAGCGTCGCCGCCATGGATTTCTTCCCCCAACAGAACAAATACTTTGCGGGCGGAAATTCTCTTAATCAAGCAGTCCGCTTCCACCAAATGGGATACCAAAGCGCATTCGTCGGTCCACTGGGAACCGATGAAGCTGGGGACCAAATCGCCGCGTTAATGGAATCGGAAGGGATTGATACATCTCACGCCTATCGCGTCAACGGACAAACTGCCAGCAACAAGATCATCCACGATGATATGGGCGAACGGTATGGCATTGAAGGTGCATGGGAAGGCGGTGTATACGAGACATTTCAATTGTCAGAAACAGACTGGGACTACATCAAAGATTTTGATGTTTGGTCCACACATGCAAACGGTCCCTGCTATTTGAGCGCGCTGGAGCGAAAAAGCGCATCCCAATTCATGAGCGTGGACTTTTTGCATCTCAAGGATTATGACCTGTTGGAAAAGAGTCTACGTGTTATAGATATTGCCTACTTCGGGGGAACCATGGACATGGCAGATGATCTGGCTCGAATTGCAAAAAACAATCGCGGCATAGTGATCCTCACACTGGGGGCTGAGGGCAGTATCGCTTTTGAAGGTGGCAAAAAATACACACAAAAAGCGTTGCCAATGGACAAGGTCATTGATACTACCGGCTGCGGGGATGCATTTCAATCTGCATTTACTGCATCGTATATTAAGACAAAAGACATTCAAGCAGCACTTTTGGCAGGGGCCGAATTGGGGAGAATAGCCGCGTCCAGTTTTGGTGGAATTCCCTGGAAATCATAA
- the pdhA gene encoding pyruvate dehydrogenase (acetyl-transferring) E1 component subunit alpha, with protein MKKEQLLDLYYQMVLIRRVEERGAELYQAGKIGGFMHLYIGQEAVSTGLIAAREDRDRVITAYRDHGVAINCGISADSVMAELLGKATGMSKGKGGSMHMADTTKNMWGGHAIVGGHLPIASGFALGDQYAKNDNVTICMFGDGATNIGYFHEALNLAKTWGLRVLWVCENNQYGMGTAVERASAVTEIRQKAEGYGMKNSQVDGMDVVKVYEASKEAIEYVRKEGQPYLLEIDTYRFRGHSMGDPERYRKAEEVKQWQENDPIGIFNKYLLDKKVATTKVLDEIEARVEEEVVKAVEFAETSPEPAPEELFTDIFVEN; from the coding sequence ATGAAGAAAGAACAACTACTTGATTTGTATTACCAGATGGTATTGATCCGCCGCGTGGAAGAACGAGGCGCTGAGTTGTACCAGGCTGGCAAGATCGGCGGCTTCATGCACCTGTATATTGGGCAGGAAGCTGTTTCAACCGGTTTGATCGCGGCTCGCGAAGACCGTGATCGTGTGATCACCGCGTATCGCGATCATGGCGTCGCCATCAACTGTGGCATCTCTGCTGATTCAGTGATGGCCGAATTGCTCGGCAAAGCGACAGGTATGTCGAAGGGCAAGGGCGGTTCGATGCACATGGCTGATACGACCAAAAACATGTGGGGCGGACACGCCATCGTAGGTGGACACCTCCCCATCGCTTCAGGTTTCGCGCTTGGTGATCAGTATGCCAAGAATGATAACGTCACGATCTGTATGTTCGGTGATGGCGCGACCAACATTGGATATTTTCATGAAGCGTTGAATTTAGCCAAGACCTGGGGATTGCGCGTGTTGTGGGTTTGTGAAAACAACCAGTACGGCATGGGCACCGCAGTGGAACGCGCTTCGGCTGTGACCGAGATCCGCCAAAAAGCTGAAGGCTATGGCATGAAGAACAGCCAGGTGGACGGCATGGATGTGGTGAAAGTGTACGAAGCTTCTAAGGAAGCGATCGAATATGTCCGCAAAGAAGGCCAGCCGTATTTACTTGAAATTGACACATACCGTTTCCGTGGTCACTCAATGGGCGACCCCGAACGTTATCGCAAAGCAGAAGAAGTAAAGCAGTGGCAGGAGAATGATCCCATCGGTATTTTCAACAAGTACCTTTTGGATAAGAAGGTCGCCACCACCAAAGTGCTGGATGAGATCGAAGCGCGCGTGGAAGAAGAAGTTGTGAAGGCTGTTGAATTCGCCGAAACATCGCCCGAACCCGCGCCAGAAGAATTGTTCACGGATATTTTTGTAGAGAATTAA
- a CDS encoding histone deacetylase family protein, with protein MKVFYSETHRKHYPPFEVFDGGLRVPYLENPDRMDQILKALRDEQWADFCEPSDFGLDPILAVHDKEYLDFLASAWTEWLATEPRDSSTLLPATFALRREPQKPKSLLGRAGYYMMDLSACIVEGTYQAALASANCALSAAQAVIQGERATFALCRPPGHHAGKDYAGGYCFINNAAVAANLLSSKGHVAVLDVDYHAGNGTQDIFYPRDDVFTVSIHADPDFEYPSFIGYADERGRGRGFGFHHNFPLPAGTTDTEYLQTLDQAINLIQGYKPAYLVVSAGMDIYADDPLGTIKVSTDGIHEIGKRIASLNLPTVIVMEGGYANEALGRNIIAFLSVFQ; from the coding sequence ATGAAAGTTTTTTATTCAGAAACACATCGCAAACACTACCCTCCCTTTGAAGTGTTCGATGGGGGACTGCGCGTGCCGTACCTCGAAAACCCAGATCGCATGGACCAAATCCTCAAAGCCTTGCGCGATGAGCAATGGGCCGATTTTTGTGAACCATCTGATTTTGGACTCGACCCGATCCTCGCTGTGCACGATAAGGAGTATCTTGATTTTCTCGCCTCTGCCTGGACCGAGTGGTTGGCTACTGAACCCCGGGATTCGTCTACGCTGTTGCCTGCTACTTTTGCGTTACGAAGGGAACCACAGAAACCAAAGTCATTATTGGGGCGCGCAGGTTATTACATGATGGACTTAAGCGCCTGCATCGTGGAAGGGACGTATCAGGCCGCGCTCGCTTCTGCGAATTGCGCATTGAGTGCGGCGCAGGCTGTGATACAAGGAGAACGCGCCACGTTCGCATTGTGCCGTCCGCCGGGGCATCATGCGGGTAAAGATTATGCAGGCGGGTATTGTTTCATCAATAACGCCGCTGTAGCCGCGAACCTGCTTTCTTCAAAAGGGCACGTTGCCGTATTAGATGTTGATTATCACGCCGGTAATGGTACGCAGGATATTTTCTATCCGCGCGATGATGTGTTCACCGTTTCGATCCATGCCGACCCTGATTTTGAATATCCAAGTTTCATTGGATATGCCGATGAGCGCGGAAGAGGTAGAGGCTTTGGGTTTCATCATAACTTTCCGTTGCCTGCGGGAACAACCGACACAGAATATTTGCAGACGCTCGATCAAGCCATTAATTTGATACAAGGCTATAAACCTGCTTATTTGGTGGTCTCTGCTGGGATGGATATTTACGCCGACGATCCACTTGGTACGATCAAAGTGTCCACTGATGGTATTCACGAGATCGGAAAACGCATCGCTTCGCTTAACCTTCCTACAGTCATTGTGATGGAGGGTGGGTACGCCAACGAAGCGTTAGGCCGTAATATCATTGCATTTTTGTCGGTGTTCCAATAG
- a CDS encoding nitroreductase: MELFETIHNRQSLGKVKPDPLPRETIEKLLSAAVQAPNHYRVRPWRFVVLTGTGREKLGDVMAASQANRKPDLPQEAFDKTRAMPLRAPVVIAVGADKPAEEKVLEIENVSAVAAACQNILLAAHALGLGAQWRTGEWARDGKVKEFLGFSADQHIVGFIYVGQPEFQLEPHQRPSFEDRTVWISE; this comes from the coding sequence ATGGAACTCTTTGAAACTATTCACAACCGGCAATCACTGGGAAAAGTAAAACCCGATCCATTGCCACGCGAAACAATTGAAAAACTTTTAAGCGCGGCTGTGCAGGCCCCCAATCATTACAGAGTGAGGCCGTGGCGCTTCGTTGTTTTGACAGGTACTGGGCGTGAGAAACTTGGAGATGTAATGGCCGCCTCTCAAGCGAATCGTAAGCCTGATCTGCCACAAGAGGCCTTCGACAAAACTCGAGCCATGCCGCTCCGCGCACCCGTGGTGATCGCAGTCGGCGCAGATAAACCTGCTGAAGAAAAAGTTTTAGAGATCGAAAACGTCAGTGCCGTGGCGGCCGCCTGCCAGAACATTTTACTTGCCGCTCATGCATTGGGGCTTGGCGCACAATGGCGCACAGGGGAATGGGCACGCGATGGGAAGGTAAAAGAATTTCTGGGTTTTTCAGCAGACCAACATATCGTTGGCTTTATTTATGTTGGGCAACCTGAATTTCAACTTGAACCACATCAAAGGCCATCATTCGAAGACAGGACAGTTTGGATCAGTGAGTAG
- a CDS encoding extracellular solute-binding protein has translation MYQRSKTISILVLVLFLGSLLINCAPLSQLTSTQTVTIAVVDKIASTNGDPNAQSIYAGALLAVDEFNKKDKGFKVNLISYGDDADPAKAQTVAGKIVKDNVIAVIGHSTNETALSAATAYDNAKIPFVSVNPTVTELTEKHPYAFRVMYSAEEEAAYLATYLRKIQGQDKASVIYTTDQYGSALKQQFTNTFKGLGGSIVLSENASDQNVTDIVNKFIIAASGNPGTVFIATDEKTAATLLIELKRKGVTYPIMGASTMSKSEFMEEIIGQNEGVPYFVDGVTATCLLIFDSADTYANDFQRAYQSLMGKKSSGTDVTAQNVPDDKVKNGYDAALTILTALERTKVGGSETVFTELSKMETPETGVRGLAGSIYFDLSHDVSRSPRFGVYQNGNIVSGMIQFIPITRPEQFKVEDLKKQVDSGRITTVDGRYVYVANIVYSGIDIVDIQDVDIKTSTYKMDFYMWVRYRSNSQDDAFKPADIIFSNATSPDAVTLTLIRPAETDKNGITTETYRVTGTFKNQFLFYEYPFDRQQLVIQFRNQNATTSFVQYVVDRIGMKDTGGNSLMEHFKDNGAYASLFGWRVVDAIAEQSIFSTTSTLGDPQNFGRNTTTEFSLINVGIDVQRTSLQFIIKSLLPLLFTLVLAYITFFLPLGHSERLGVGSTALLTTAFFHLNLASSLPEIGYTVAMEYLFYAAYAMSALIVLLETISIRYEKRSEEVEDEKEKKSLQDKRISLNMIGRFVYPFILVLAMLGGVGIYYGVFHLEPSKETAGSLVDKIVNLDLKDTQTTSSTSDADQGRSGVVTLRFGTWRPEDTEPMKALLKTFEQYASDHGKTIHVQYEAVMGANYRSILLDQLGRHSGPDVFFVYPYDTRLTQYLEPLGALPIAERFDESKSEPWKGSDNQYYAMPYVGVVQGVYYNKNFFARHPEIASPDTWETWEDLLFNSQKIKEAGKIPFANLLATSQDSEMFQSVLVNFVGGAPGREKYSLTTEKHLCFDSREIVDAFQAVSDLKPFILNAALPPEETSKITDDTISKQYFIDQRAVMLFGGSWDLQLFDKSANFEWSVFAPPAPQGKETFVVFQPDVGVGINNDSAHKEEAEFFLNWLMKEGVQETQKNLPGRYLLVKNAPVSTSSIGHEADFAKLTKILLIFVGCLPMWMVNTRVPLRSSARRSIN, from the coding sequence ATGTATCAACGTTCAAAAACAATATCTATTTTGGTTCTGGTTCTATTTCTAGGTAGCCTATTGATCAATTGTGCCCCTTTATCACAATTGACATCTACTCAAACAGTTACTATTGCCGTAGTTGATAAGATAGCGAGCACAAACGGCGATCCCAACGCACAATCCATTTATGCGGGGGCCTTGCTGGCCGTTGACGAATTCAACAAGAAAGACAAGGGTTTCAAGGTCAACCTGATCTCTTATGGTGATGATGCCGACCCCGCCAAAGCGCAGACGGTTGCCGGAAAGATCGTAAAAGACAATGTGATTGCCGTCATTGGTCATTCTACCAATGAGACTGCCCTGTCTGCGGCAACCGCCTACGACAATGCCAAAATACCATTTGTCAGTGTCAACCCCACAGTGACGGAGTTGACCGAAAAGCATCCATATGCCTTCCGCGTCATGTATTCTGCTGAAGAAGAAGCTGCGTATTTAGCCACCTATCTTCGGAAGATTCAAGGGCAGGATAAAGCCAGTGTTATTTACACCACCGATCAATATGGTAGTGCGCTCAAACAGCAGTTTACGAATACCTTCAAGGGGCTGGGCGGCTCAATCGTATTGAGCGAAAATGCCAGCGACCAAAATGTGACCGATATTGTCAATAAGTTCATTATTGCCGCCAGTGGTAACCCTGGAACTGTTTTTATCGCTACTGATGAAAAGACTGCCGCAACATTGCTCATCGAATTGAAGCGTAAAGGTGTTACGTATCCGATCATGGGCGCGAGCACGATGTCCAAGTCCGAGTTTATGGAAGAAATTATCGGTCAGAATGAGGGTGTGCCCTATTTTGTGGATGGCGTTACTGCGACTTGTTTGTTGATATTCGATAGCGCCGACACATATGCCAATGATTTTCAGCGTGCATATCAAAGTTTGATGGGGAAAAAATCATCGGGCACGGATGTTACAGCGCAAAATGTGCCAGATGATAAAGTGAAGAACGGCTACGATGCGGCGCTTACGATCCTAACTGCGCTTGAACGCACAAAAGTCGGTGGCTCAGAGACCGTTTTTACTGAACTCTCCAAAATGGAAACACCCGAAACCGGCGTGCGTGGATTGGCCGGTTCGATCTATTTTGACCTTTCTCATGATGTATCCCGTTCTCCGCGTTTTGGCGTTTACCAGAACGGCAATATTGTTTCTGGCATGATCCAGTTCATTCCGATCACTCGCCCTGAACAATTCAAGGTGGAGGACCTGAAGAAGCAAGTCGACAGCGGACGTATCACAACCGTAGATGGCAGGTATGTTTATGTTGCGAACATTGTGTACTCCGGCATCGACATCGTAGACATTCAAGATGTGGATATCAAGACTTCCACTTACAAAATGGATTTCTACATGTGGGTGCGCTATCGTTCCAATTCGCAGGACGATGCTTTCAAGCCAGCCGATATTATTTTTAGCAATGCGACCAGCCCAGATGCGGTCACGCTAACATTGATCCGCCCTGCAGAGACTGACAAGAACGGCATCACTACAGAAACATATCGAGTCACCGGTACGTTCAAGAATCAATTCCTGTTCTACGAATATCCCTTCGACCGTCAACAACTTGTGATCCAGTTCCGTAACCAGAATGCTACTACTTCGTTCGTTCAATACGTGGTGGATCGTATCGGTATGAAAGACACTGGCGGCAATTCTTTGATGGAACATTTCAAAGACAATGGGGCATATGCGTCCTTGTTTGGCTGGCGGGTAGTGGATGCGATCGCAGAGCAAAGCATATTCTCTACTACGTCCACTCTCGGTGACCCTCAAAACTTTGGACGCAATACTACGACTGAGTTTTCTCTTATCAACGTGGGCATTGACGTCCAACGCACTTCGCTTCAATTCATCATCAAAAGTCTGTTGCCGTTACTCTTTACCCTTGTCCTGGCTTATATCACGTTCTTCTTGCCGCTGGGCCATTCTGAAAGATTGGGTGTTGGCTCAACGGCTTTATTGACCACCGCCTTTTTCCATTTGAACCTGGCAAGCTCACTTCCTGAGATCGGTTATACCGTGGCGATGGAGTATCTGTTCTATGCCGCGTATGCGATGTCCGCATTGATCGTTTTATTGGAGACGATCAGCATTCGGTATGAAAAGCGAAGCGAAGAAGTCGAAGATGAAAAAGAGAAGAAATCGTTGCAGGATAAACGCATCAGCTTGAATATGATCGGCCGCTTCGTCTATCCATTTATTCTGGTGCTGGCCATGTTGGGCGGTGTTGGCATCTATTACGGTGTTTTCCATCTCGAACCATCCAAAGAGACTGCCGGTTCGTTGGTCGATAAAATCGTTAATCTGGATTTGAAAGACACACAAACGACTTCATCCACTTCTGATGCCGATCAGGGAAGGAGCGGGGTTGTTACCTTGCGGTTTGGCACATGGAGACCTGAAGATACCGAGCCGATGAAGGCGCTGTTGAAAACGTTCGAGCAATATGCCAGCGATCACGGTAAAACGATCCATGTCCAATATGAGGCAGTGATGGGAGCGAATTACCGTTCGATCCTATTGGATCAATTAGGCAGACATTCCGGCCCCGATGTATTCTTTGTCTATCCCTACGATACACGTCTGACGCAATATCTGGAACCACTAGGCGCCTTGCCTATTGCTGAAAGGTTCGATGAGAGCAAAAGCGAACCTTGGAAGGGCAGTGATAATCAATATTACGCCATGCCTTATGTGGGTGTGGTGCAAGGCGTGTATTACAACAAGAACTTCTTTGCGAGGCACCCTGAAATAGCTTCGCCCGATACGTGGGAGACTTGGGAAGACCTCCTCTTCAACTCGCAAAAGATCAAGGAAGCTGGCAAGATCCCATTTGCTAATTTGCTTGCTACATCGCAAGATAGTGAGATGTTCCAAAGTGTCCTTGTTAATTTTGTAGGAGGGGCGCCAGGCCGCGAAAAGTATTCGCTTACGACCGAGAAACATCTATGCTTTGATAGCCGTGAGATAGTTGATGCTTTCCAGGCTGTCTCTGATCTTAAACCCTTCATTTTGAATGCGGCCCTTCCCCCAGAAGAGACTTCCAAGATCACGGATGACACCATCAGTAAACAATATTTTATTGACCAGAGAGCCGTAATGCTGTTCGGCGGTTCTTGGGACTTGCAACTGTTCGATAAGTCTGCAAACTTTGAGTGGTCTGTATTTGCCCCTCCTGCGCCACAAGGTAAAGAGACCTTTGTTGTCTTTCAACCGGATGTAGGGGTTGGTATCAATAATGATAGCGCCCATAAAGAGGAAGCAGAATTTTTCCTCAATTGGTTGATGAAGGAAGGCGTGCAGGAAACTCAAAAGAATTTGCCGGGTAGATATTTGCTTGTCAAAAATGCGCCAGTTTCAACATCCTCCATCGGGCACGAAGCGGATTTTGCCAAGCTGACTAAAATCCTTCTGATATTCGTTGGATGTTTACCGATGTGGATGGTCAATACCCGCGTTCCTCTGAGATCCTCCGCTCGACGCTCTATCAATTAG
- a CDS encoding HEAT repeat domain-containing protein: MNWITGGKQAEAKRLLTQLADMTTRDQVAQELIRLDADAAPVLIEALQTRDQSLLPVYQQILARIPSAYPLLIKVFSTAHPIIRARIADVLGVRRDKTAVPALLDAMNGEYYTVRARAAIALGRIGEKQALDPLLNALKAAEDEVRIGACLGLGFFKDPSTFDDITNILLDDPKIEVRQAAAKALGNTGHPAAMQYLMEALHDSYWWYEREVAAGDLLSAIEKMGDAAVESLIEALKDKEGTVRKFAAILLGRLKDPRAIEPLGMALYDLHHDVGKVAAEALVNFGVASFEILVEALDHPEMWIRIHTVDVLPKIVEPRVVLVLLEMLKDPEREVKRHVIAAMAELKDKRTMPALQEIASQRGDRELHALAKEALEKIK; encoded by the coding sequence ATGAACTGGATCACTGGCGGTAAACAAGCCGAGGCAAAACGCCTCCTTACGCAACTCGCGGACATGACCACACGCGATCAGGTCGCACAGGAATTGATTCGACTCGATGCCGACGCCGCTCCTGTTCTGATCGAAGCGCTTCAAACTCGTGACCAAAGCCTGCTCCCGGTCTATCAGCAGATTCTCGCCCGAATCCCTTCGGCCTATCCTTTGTTGATCAAAGTATTTTCCACGGCGCATCCCATCATTCGCGCGCGGATCGCTGACGTGTTGGGCGTTCGCAGGGACAAGACTGCCGTCCCCGCATTGTTGGACGCGATGAACGGCGAATACTATACCGTCCGCGCACGTGCCGCGATTGCTTTGGGGAGAATTGGTGAGAAGCAGGCGCTTGACCCATTGTTGAACGCATTGAAAGCCGCAGAAGATGAAGTCCGTATCGGAGCGTGTCTGGGACTTGGCTTCTTCAAAGACCCATCTACGTTCGATGACATTACGAATATCTTGCTTGATGACCCGAAGATCGAAGTCCGTCAGGCGGCGGCGAAAGCACTTGGGAATACGGGACACCCCGCCGCCATGCAATACCTTATGGAAGCGTTGCATGATTCCTATTGGTGGTATGAACGCGAAGTTGCCGCAGGTGACTTGCTAAGCGCTATCGAAAAGATGGGAGACGCCGCAGTCGAATCGTTGATCGAAGCATTGAAGGACAAGGAAGGCACAGTCCGCAAATTTGCGGCGATATTGCTTGGTCGGTTGAAAGATCCGCGTGCTATTGAACCTTTGGGTATGGCGTTATATGACCTGCATCATGACGTAGGAAAGGTCGCAGCGGAGGCATTGGTTAATTTTGGCGTAGCCAGCTTCGAGATTTTGGTCGAAGCGTTGGATCATCCAGAGATGTGGATTCGCATTCATACCGTGGATGTGCTTCCGAAGATCGTCGAGCCACGAGTTGTGTTGGTTCTGCTTGAGATGTTGAAAGACCCAGAGCGCGAGGTCAAGAGGCATGTGATCGCCGCAATGGCAGAACTGAAAGATAAGCGTACTATGCCTGCACTACAAGAGATTGCGTCTCAACGTGGCGATAGAGAGTTGCATGCATTGGCAAAAGAAGCCTTGGAAAAGATCAAGTAG
- a CDS encoding M4 family metallopeptidase — translation MHKHHHPINCIVPPHVLEGIATNGTTAQRSLAISTLKMSASMQGQRRALADFNPAAFRAAAAGGKERIIYDAKNGSTLPGAIIRNEGGSPSSDVAVNEAYDGSGATYDLYKDIYKRNSIDGNGMRLDSTVHYQKGYDNAFWDGEQMVYGDGDENLPASDRLFNRFTIAIDVIGHELTHGVTQFEAKLNYSQQSGALNESMSDVFGSLVKQYQLNQSALEADWIIGAGLLTANVNGFGIRSMKAPGTAYDDPVLGKDPQPAHMKDYVNTASDNGGVHINSGIPNHAFYVVATEIGGSAWDKAGQIWYATLKNKLASNSNFQDCANFTYQTAGELYGAGSIQQQAVKIGWSEVGITVDGTSTPPPPAQSGSGCLEGLLRAIGAAPAK, via the coding sequence ATGCATAAACATCATCACCCGATCAATTGCATCGTTCCTCCGCATGTGTTGGAAGGTATTGCCACCAATGGCACAACAGCACAAAGAAGTCTTGCCATCAGCACACTCAAGATGTCAGCATCCATGCAAGGACAACGCCGCGCCCTTGCAGACTTTAATCCTGCAGCCTTTCGTGCTGCGGCAGCAGGTGGCAAAGAACGGATTATTTACGATGCAAAGAACGGATCAACTCTTCCCGGGGCTATTATCCGCAATGAAGGCGGCTCACCTTCCTCCGATGTTGCCGTCAACGAAGCCTACGATGGCAGTGGCGCGACCTATGACCTTTATAAAGATATTTATAAAAGAAATTCCATAGATGGCAACGGGATGCGCCTCGACTCAACCGTCCATTATCAGAAAGGCTACGACAATGCTTTCTGGGATGGGGAACAAATGGTGTACGGTGACGGCGATGAGAATTTACCGGCAAGTGACCGTCTCTTCAATCGCTTCACCATCGCGATCGATGTGATCGGTCACGAACTGACACATGGCGTCACCCAGTTCGAAGCCAAATTGAACTACTCACAGCAATCCGGAGCTTTGAACGAATCGATGTCAGATGTGTTCGGCTCCCTCGTAAAACAGTACCAGCTCAACCAGTCCGCACTTGAAGCGGATTGGATCATCGGCGCAGGTTTGCTGACAGCGAACGTCAACGGCTTTGGAATTCGCTCCATGAAAGCGCCGGGGACTGCGTACGATGATCCTGTGCTTGGCAAAGATCCTCAACCTGCTCACATGAAGGACTATGTCAACACCGCCAGTGATAACGGCGGCGTACACATCAACTCCGGCATACCCAATCACGCCTTTTACGTTGTCGCAACCGAGATAGGCGGTTCGGCATGGGACAAAGCCGGGCAGATCTGGTATGCAACTCTCAAAAACAAATTGGCCAGCAATTCCAACTTCCAGGATTGCGCTAATTTTACTTATCAAACAGCAGGCGAATTGTATGGCGCAGGAAGTATTCAGCAACAAGCCGTGAAGATTGGCTGGTCCGAAGTGGGTATCACTGTGGACGGTACATCCACGCCTCCTCCCCCAGCCCAATCTGGTAGCGGCTGTCTGGAAGGACTCCTACGCGCGATCGGCGCCGCACCAGCAAAGTAA